One segment of Candidatus Nitrospira nitrosa DNA contains the following:
- a CDS encoding glycosyltransferase family 2 protein, which produces MTSPSPWASVIIPIKDERENLSPLITSLLKVMDSYEPSHSRPFEIIFVDDGSSDGSSEELDRLAAQHQQVRVFHFDRNYGKTCALEAGFLQSSGELIIQIDGDLQQDSEDILKLLPHTTTHDVVCGWRQQRQDGLVKKFSSLIANRFRNYFTHDGVHDTGCPLKVFRRQVLERIRLFEGMHRFFPALALMYGFTVTEVPVRHYPRIHGVSKYGMGNRLFKSLYDLIAVRWMQNRVIQYKFRNQQPNPTRLKTLLQEQTMSISLQAPHDH; this is translated from the coding sequence ATGACCTCACCATCCCCTTGGGCCTCTGTCATCATCCCGATCAAGGATGAACGGGAGAACTTGTCTCCTCTTATTACCAGCCTATTGAAGGTGATGGATTCGTACGAGCCGTCACACTCCCGTCCTTTCGAGATTATTTTCGTGGACGATGGAAGCAGCGACGGCAGCAGTGAAGAGTTGGACCGCTTAGCCGCCCAGCACCAGCAAGTCCGTGTCTTTCATTTTGATCGCAACTACGGCAAAACCTGTGCGCTGGAGGCAGGCTTTCTCCAATCTTCAGGCGAACTCATCATCCAGATCGACGGCGATCTCCAGCAGGATAGTGAGGACATCCTGAAGCTCCTGCCGCATACGACCACCCATGATGTGGTGTGTGGATGGCGGCAACAACGTCAGGATGGGCTCGTGAAAAAATTCTCATCGCTGATCGCCAATCGATTCCGAAACTATTTCACGCACGACGGGGTCCACGATACGGGATGCCCGCTCAAGGTGTTTCGGCGCCAGGTGCTGGAACGAATCCGGCTGTTTGAGGGCATGCATCGATTCTTCCCGGCTCTCGCGTTGATGTACGGATTCACCGTCACCGAAGTCCCCGTTCGTCACTATCCCCGAATCCATGGTGTGTCGAAATATGGCATGGGTAATCGTCTCTTCAAATCGCTGTATGACCTGATTGCTGTACGGTGGATGCAGAACCGCGTCATCCAGTACAAATTTCGTAACCAGCAACCGAACCCCACGAGACTGAAGACACTCCTGCAAGAACAGACCATGAGCATCTCCCTCCAAGCGCCTCATGACCACTGA
- a CDS encoding antitoxin yields MATRKKTKLFMSGNSQAVRIPREFQLEGDEVEIERRGNTLVIRPKARTWQLLLDSLALFTDDFMERGRQQLPVQKQNSSFARR; encoded by the coding sequence ATGGCGACGCGAAAAAAGACGAAGCTCTTTATGAGCGGTAACAGTCAGGCCGTGAGAATCCCCCGAGAATTTCAGCTGGAGGGTGACGAAGTCGAGATTGAACGGAGGGGTAATACGCTCGTCATTCGTCCGAAGGCGCGGACGTGGCAGCTGCTTCTGGACAGCCTTGCCCTGTTTACCGACGACTTCATGGAAAGGGGGAGGCAGCAACTGCCGGTCCAGAAGCAAAACTCTTCCTTCGCACGAAGGTGA
- a CDS encoding class I SAM-dependent methyltransferase produces the protein MLQDADALPQLIGEYKPLDQWQTHLNQVFYGLRGDQLRSYYQTFASADFRLAHALAADYHEQVTKREKASGVGRQASRENASESRLTLHSSPLTILELGPGNGNLAACFLTHLKVLDKQGTTYPRVRYVMVDWEQPVLDGALAHPDLATHRDRVDSHCGSIEHVAGLAEGSVDRIFCNELWNDLPTKLLAKHGGDIEEEYIRPNLSEFLHAKIQDWSGFVRAFQEKDLEALKTFPPFLDELVWEKEYRKIEWKDVPYRKTIVEFLHAIDPEVLVPVNLGAFATLKEAKRLLAPDAVGLSVFDAGTGDLKVLNDPEKPCYGQFGGQYSFMINFTLVEAVAKHLGFKQTTLEAQREFVGRSLNTNVITLMDLLATHPSAGPKLQAWEQDRLVLKTIRALDETFESPYRRRLAFPLGTNIPPEERETLGALLRSLKETGIPDTVAYVTEEELARAQRDLEDIGYDPDTIAMAMSAPPSPIEYCHFACR, from the coding sequence ATGTTGCAAGATGCTGATGCCCTTCCACAGCTAATTGGCGAATACAAGCCACTCGACCAGTGGCAGACCCATCTCAACCAGGTGTTTTATGGGTTGCGCGGTGACCAACTCCGATCCTACTATCAGACCTTCGCCTCCGCAGACTTCAGACTGGCCCATGCGTTGGCAGCTGACTACCACGAGCAGGTCACAAAACGTGAGAAAGCGTCAGGTGTCGGGCGTCAGGCGTCACGCGAGAATGCGTCGGAGTCGCGCCTCACCCTTCACTCTTCACCCCTTACGATTCTTGAGCTCGGTCCCGGCAATGGCAATCTGGCTGCCTGCTTCTTGACCCATCTCAAAGTGCTGGACAAGCAGGGGACGACCTACCCCCGCGTGCGGTATGTCATGGTTGATTGGGAGCAGCCGGTGTTGGATGGCGCGTTGGCCCATCCGGATTTAGCGACCCACCGGGATCGCGTGGATAGTCATTGCGGTTCAATTGAGCATGTGGCGGGTCTGGCTGAGGGGAGCGTGGACCGCATCTTCTGCAATGAGTTGTGGAACGATCTGCCCACAAAATTGTTGGCGAAACATGGTGGAGACATCGAGGAAGAGTATATCCGCCCCAACTTGAGTGAGTTTCTCCATGCCAAGATCCAGGATTGGTCTGGGTTTGTCCGGGCGTTTCAGGAGAAGGATCTCGAGGCGCTCAAGACGTTCCCGCCGTTTTTGGATGAGCTCGTGTGGGAGAAAGAGTATCGGAAGATCGAGTGGAAGGATGTGCCATACCGAAAGACGATCGTGGAGTTTCTCCACGCCATTGATCCGGAAGTATTGGTGCCGGTGAATCTTGGCGCCTTTGCGACGCTGAAGGAGGCCAAGCGATTATTGGCTCCTGACGCGGTCGGGCTCAGCGTCTTCGATGCCGGGACGGGCGATCTTAAAGTGCTCAACGATCCTGAGAAGCCCTGCTACGGCCAATTCGGCGGACAATATAGCTTTATGATCAACTTTACGTTGGTCGAGGCTGTGGCCAAACACCTAGGCTTCAAGCAGACAACCCTGGAGGCCCAACGGGAATTTGTGGGGCGATCGTTGAACACGAATGTCATCACCCTGATGGATCTCTTAGCCACCCATCCGTCCGCTGGGCCGAAACTCCAAGCCTGGGAGCAGGACCGTTTGGTTCTGAAGACCATTCGAGCACTGGATGAGACATTCGAAAGCCCCTATCGTCGTCGGCTCGCATTTCCGCTCGGCACGAATATTCCACCGGAAGAGCGGGAGACTCTTGGGGCGCTTCTGCGTTCGTTAAAAGAGACCGGTATCCCGGACACCGTGGCCTATGTGACTGAAGAGGAACTTGCGCGCGCGCAGAGGGATCTCGAAGATATTGGGTATGATCCCGATACGATCGCAATGGCCATGAGCGCCCCTCCCAGCCCGATTGAATATTGCCACTTCGCTTGTCGGTAA
- a CDS encoding PIN domain-containing protein, whose product MLDTNICIHLIKQQTPTILERFLSHPVGDIGISSVTAAELAYGVTKSRHALA is encoded by the coding sequence ATGCTGGATACCAACATCTGTATTCACCTCATCAAACAACAAACTCCCACCATCCTTGAACGTTTTCTCTCTCATCCGGTCGGAGATATCGGTATTTCCAGTGTCACAGCTGCTGAATTGGCTTATGGAGTGACCAAGAGTCGTCACGCGCTTGCATGA
- a CDS encoding Rab family GTPase, translated as MQKKVCMLGGFAVGKTSLVRRFVTNVFSAHYQTTIGVTVEKKTVTVDHQDVMLMLWDLYGEDEFQHVRESYLRGSSGYILVIDGTRKATLDTARLLQQTVVRTVGPLPFVAIINKSDLRSEWEIDQPVIEQLREQGWSVFFGSAKLGQGVDELFGCLAAMLLSPAPPSRICP; from the coding sequence ATGCAAAAGAAAGTTTGCATGTTAGGGGGATTTGCCGTCGGGAAGACCAGCCTCGTTCGACGATTCGTGACCAACGTGTTTTCAGCGCACTATCAGACGACGATTGGGGTAACCGTCGAGAAGAAGACGGTCACGGTCGATCATCAGGACGTGATGCTCATGCTGTGGGACCTCTATGGTGAGGATGAATTCCAACATGTCCGGGAATCGTATTTGCGCGGATCATCTGGTTATATCCTGGTCATAGACGGCACGAGGAAGGCCACGCTCGACACGGCTCGTCTGCTCCAGCAGACTGTTGTGCGGACGGTTGGACCCCTTCCATTTGTCGCGATCATTAACAAGTCCGATCTCCGGTCGGAGTGGGAGATCGATCAGCCGGTTATCGAACAGCTACGTGAACAAGGGTGGTCGGTCTTCTTCGGGAGTGCCAAGCTTGGGCAGGGGGTTGACGAACTTTTCGGCTGTCTTGCCGCGATGCTGCTGAGTCCGGCGCCTCCGTCAAGGATTTGTCCATGA
- a CDS encoding Ig-like domain-containing protein encodes MKKLTLIVAFLLSLTWVIPAVANAGGPVVLMGIDAEDGGVGGHGPISVYQSVATSILSQVTKPGATGILVIGGDNIQVQPWWQALGAGVGQTVTFVSGPAIATQDFTSYKMIGIASDYLNTFGGMTEADNNLLTARAGDIAAHINSGGGLLGFSSCALTTPYGYLGGAVTCGSLDASDITPTAAGTAVGISDALDICCWHDNYVTFPSFLNILATYPAAGGLVAAIGGANVVVPGFVLTPATGTNIVGTSHTVTIAVSQTTGGVTSPVSGVTVSFAVTGANTANGTCVTVANGQCTFTYTGNTVGNDTITAMATVVGQSQTATATKTWIAPPSVEVPFDIHPTSCRNPLNAKEPGGGERTVIPAAILGTVTFDVTKINVATVRLEGVPAIRSSIEDVATPFIPFIGKKNATDCNTGGADGFPDLTVKFNKQAVINALGGAGALSNGQVLVLHLTGNLLDGTPIVGEDVVVILNKP; translated from the coding sequence ATGAAGAAGCTAACACTGATCGTCGCGTTTCTTCTGTCGCTAACGTGGGTGATCCCTGCAGTAGCCAACGCAGGAGGTCCGGTTGTACTAATGGGCATTGACGCCGAGGATGGTGGCGTTGGAGGCCATGGTCCCATCAGCGTCTATCAAAGCGTGGCGACGAGCATTTTGAGTCAGGTTACCAAACCTGGTGCCACGGGCATCCTCGTCATCGGTGGAGACAATATCCAGGTCCAGCCATGGTGGCAGGCGCTGGGAGCCGGGGTTGGGCAGACCGTGACGTTTGTGAGCGGTCCGGCTATCGCCACACAGGATTTCACTTCCTATAAGATGATCGGGATTGCTAGCGACTATCTGAACACCTTTGGCGGGATGACGGAAGCCGATAACAACTTGCTGACTGCCAGAGCGGGTGACATTGCTGCGCATATCAACAGTGGTGGCGGCCTTCTGGGATTTTCAAGCTGTGCCTTAACCACTCCCTATGGCTATCTAGGAGGGGCGGTAACCTGCGGGTCCCTCGATGCATCTGATATCACCCCAACGGCTGCTGGTACGGCTGTCGGTATTTCCGATGCCCTAGACATTTGCTGCTGGCATGATAACTATGTAACCTTCCCGAGTTTTCTAAATATCTTGGCCACATATCCTGCCGCCGGGGGGTTAGTAGCTGCCATTGGCGGCGCTAATGTGGTTGTCCCAGGGTTCGTGCTCACCCCTGCGACAGGCACCAACATCGTCGGGACCTCCCACACGGTTACGATCGCCGTCAGCCAAACGACTGGTGGAGTGACATCTCCAGTTTCTGGTGTCACGGTAAGCTTCGCCGTGACCGGAGCCAATACAGCCAACGGCACCTGTGTAACTGTTGCCAATGGCCAGTGTACCTTTACCTATACGGGGAACACGGTTGGCAATGATACCATCACTGCCATGGCAACAGTTGTAGGCCAGTCACAGACGGCAACTGCGACTAAGACGTGGATAGCTCCCCCATCGGTAGAGGTGCCGTTCGATATTCATCCCACATCCTGCCGTAATCCGCTCAATGCGAAAGAGCCGGGTGGTGGTGAGAGGACCGTGATCCCAGCCGCGATCCTGGGTACCGTTACCTTTGATGTGACCAAAATCAATGTGGCTACAGTCAGACTCGAAGGGGTTCCAGCGATACGATCCTCCATTGAGGATGTGGCAACACCCTTTATACCCTTCATCGGTAAAAAGAACGCGACGGATTGCAACACCGGGGGGGCTGATGGCTTCCCAGATCTCACCGTGAAGTTTAACAAGCAGGCCGTGATCAACGCGCTGGGTGGCGCAGGCGCTCTCAGCAATGGCCAAGTGCTGGTGCTGCATCTCACCGGTAATTTGTTGGATGGGACACCCATCGTCGGCGAAGACGTGGTGGTTATCCTCAACAAGCCGTAG
- a CDS encoding mechanosensitive ion channel family protein, which translates to MPSMNVVDMLAQYAVQYGLQAAVGLGILVAGMMASRGAGNVAQQALEKQTLEPPVRLLLVRIVKIVVMLFTAMIALQTMGVPIAPLIAGVGVAGVGIGLALQGVLSNVMAGLSIIFSKPYKVGEHISLLGVHGDVEVIDIFTTTLKHADHSRVIIPNRKIVGEILHNFGVIRQAQVTVPLSHRANVDDALAQVQDILQQHPKVLKEPAPGVGVSAVGESSLTLAVSPWTAVGDYGAVQGELNKLILERFRARGIELPTSRHQVHLVKD; encoded by the coding sequence ATGCCGTCAATGAATGTTGTGGATATGCTCGCGCAGTATGCCGTGCAGTACGGGCTGCAGGCGGCCGTTGGGCTGGGTATCTTGGTCGCGGGCATGATGGCCTCGCGTGGGGCCGGGAATGTTGCTCAACAGGCGCTCGAAAAGCAGACGCTTGAACCGCCGGTCCGTTTGCTCCTGGTGCGCATCGTCAAGATCGTGGTGATGCTGTTTACGGCCATGATCGCTTTGCAGACAATGGGTGTGCCCATTGCCCCGTTGATCGCCGGCGTCGGTGTCGCCGGCGTGGGCATCGGACTGGCCTTGCAAGGCGTGTTGAGCAATGTGATGGCCGGGCTCTCGATTATCTTCAGCAAACCCTATAAGGTCGGTGAACATATCTCGCTGTTGGGCGTGCATGGGGATGTCGAGGTCATCGATATCTTTACGACGACACTGAAGCATGCGGACCATTCCCGCGTCATCATTCCCAATCGCAAAATTGTGGGAGAAATTTTGCACAATTTCGGGGTGATCCGTCAGGCTCAGGTGACGGTCCCGCTGTCCCATCGCGCCAATGTCGATGATGCGCTGGCGCAGGTGCAAGACATACTTCAGCAGCATCCTAAGGTGTTGAAGGAACCTGCTCCCGGCGTAGGAGTGTCGGCTGTGGGTGAGTCATCTCTGACGCTCGCTGTGAGTCCGTGGACTGCAGTGGGAGATTACGGGGCAGTACAAGGCGAGCTGAATAAGCTGATTCTCGAGCGATTTCGGGCGCGTGGGATCGAACTCCCCACTTCTCGCCATCAGGTTCATCTGGTGAAAGACTAG
- a CDS encoding OmpA family protein codes for MSTDPHRPRQHSQPSPARVPVDEDWTQLRTLLLAPEQTQLDELRDRLDNRSVEPRDVSRVLPEAFALRGGGDKQISAVLTPYVENGFIATVRKSPQAIVDAIAPIMGPAIRQAIARALQSMTEAFNHSLDESLSFRGFQWRLEAWRTGRTFAEVVLFHRLRYRVDQVFLIHRDTGLLLHHVAAEGVVVQDQHVLSGMLTAIQDYVRDSFGATQDQTLDQFQVGEWTVWVEQGSRAYLAGVIRGTPPASLRERFRDVLDRIHAEQAESLVSFEGDAAPFQTVQPRLEDCLQAHYESAQPRSALKLWILGGAVVLACFWWGWTAYQTHARWTHFLVQLRTEPGIVVTNERSTWGGHHLEGLRDPLAKDPSSLINEAGLDESTVTASWSPFYGLDPQLIRRRAQVMLKPPSTVQFRVDGDTLVVTGSASIEWGNETKRLASFVPGIAHYSDEGLVTVSISDLLNRLNHAVIHFSSGSATIEPSERSAVNAVLVVLRDLDHAVSQSDQRVRVDILGWADQTGSAALNLNLSRHRAEAVLAALGGVHPRILTTVRTGTSAERIVTFRASLEASTKDSEPAQP; via the coding sequence ATGTCGACTGATCCACACAGACCTCGCCAACATTCTCAACCCTCACCGGCACGCGTGCCGGTCGACGAAGACTGGACCCAGCTCCGGACGCTGTTACTGGCTCCGGAACAGACGCAACTCGACGAACTCCGAGATCGACTCGACAATCGATCAGTGGAACCTCGGGATGTCAGCCGAGTCCTTCCCGAAGCCTTTGCTCTACGCGGAGGGGGCGACAAGCAGATATCGGCCGTCCTGACTCCCTATGTCGAAAACGGCTTTATTGCGACCGTGCGGAAGTCACCGCAGGCGATCGTTGATGCGATCGCACCCATCATGGGTCCGGCCATTCGGCAGGCCATTGCACGTGCCTTGCAAAGCATGACGGAGGCCTTCAACCACTCGCTGGACGAAAGCCTCTCATTTCGGGGGTTCCAGTGGAGACTGGAAGCTTGGCGAACCGGCCGCACGTTCGCAGAGGTAGTCCTGTTCCATCGACTGCGATATCGGGTGGACCAAGTATTTCTCATCCATCGGGATACGGGGCTGCTGCTCCATCACGTCGCAGCAGAGGGCGTGGTCGTCCAGGACCAACATGTCCTATCCGGCATGCTGACGGCGATTCAAGATTACGTTCGTGATTCGTTCGGAGCCACGCAAGACCAGACACTCGACCAGTTCCAAGTTGGAGAGTGGACGGTCTGGGTCGAGCAAGGGTCCCGCGCCTATCTGGCCGGTGTGATTCGAGGAACCCCCCCGGCTAGTCTCAGAGAGAGGTTCCGGGATGTGCTGGATCGTATTCACGCCGAACAGGCCGAGTCCTTGGTGTCTTTTGAGGGAGATGCCGCCCCGTTTCAAACAGTGCAGCCTCGCCTCGAAGACTGTTTGCAAGCCCATTATGAATCAGCTCAGCCACGAAGCGCACTGAAGCTCTGGATTCTTGGAGGTGCTGTTGTGCTGGCGTGTTTCTGGTGGGGATGGACCGCCTATCAAACCCATGCCCGATGGACTCATTTCCTTGTGCAACTTAGGACTGAGCCGGGGATTGTTGTAACGAATGAGCGCTCGACGTGGGGCGGGCATCATCTCGAAGGGTTGCGAGATCCTCTGGCCAAAGACCCGTCATCCTTGATCAATGAGGCCGGTCTTGACGAGTCAACCGTGACGGCCTCGTGGTCTCCTTTTTATGGGCTCGATCCTCAACTGATTAGGAGACGAGCGCAGGTGATGCTGAAGCCCCCAAGCACCGTCCAGTTTCGCGTTGATGGGGATACACTGGTGGTCACTGGGTCGGCATCGATTGAATGGGGCAATGAGACGAAGCGGCTGGCGTCTTTTGTGCCGGGAATTGCACACTACAGTGACGAGGGACTCGTCACCGTCTCCATCTCCGATCTCCTGAATCGGCTCAACCATGCCGTTATTCATTTCAGTTCCGGCTCAGCGACGATCGAACCGTCGGAACGTTCGGCGGTGAATGCGGTCTTGGTTGTGTTGCGGGATCTGGATCACGCTGTTTCTCAATCGGATCAACGCGTGCGGGTGGACATACTTGGGTGGGCTGATCAGACTGGGTCGGCGGCCCTCAATCTCAATCTCAGCAGACACCGGGCTGAGGCTGTGCTGGCTGCTCTGGGAGGAGTACACCCGAGAATCCTCACAACCGTGAGAACAGGCACAAGTGCTGAGCGAATTGTGACATTTCGAGCGTCGCTTGAAGCTTCTACCAAGGACTCTGAGCCTGCTCAGCCATGA
- a CDS encoding AsmA family protein, with product MKIAIGLLVLVVLLVGGVLALPFLVDLNKYQDQYKPLIEEALNRKIQLQDIRLTVWPRIGARVAGFAVLDDPAFSSSSFASLSSLDVGVKLMPLLSGKVEVEEITLHNPVITVIKNKNGVLNASTIGRKGVPVPEKPSRAPIPSTEGPLKLLALLAVDRVSLDGGKVTYRDLSAANPTEYVLQDLELILREVRLGQTPQLHVATLVQPFNLPVKLDGTFGPLRETMDIDAVNFQLGIGKTDFTITGKAAGNDATINISSPMISTANLPVTLPLKKPVEVKNFQLAAEVKGQEAKLNSLSFKLFEGQVKGQGKMIAGAELPPFKGMVTIQDLQLGPALNAVSDAPVSVSGTAGADLSLQGKGFSMPDLTKALEGTGHLAVKDGKIEGVNILQEVADALKVAGISMGDAKTTAFSTIETDLAIKQGVINVQRLLMDSHDFQATGGGTIGFDQKLNLIVNLNLSQDVSQKISAASPVVQIAMKEGRLSLPLTISGTAQAPSYGVDVKGLTGKVQEQVKKKVEEAVGGLLKGTTKPEDLKKEGQELLKGLFGR from the coding sequence ATGAAAATAGCCATCGGCTTGCTCGTCCTCGTCGTGCTTCTCGTCGGCGGGGTGCTCGCACTCCCTTTTCTCGTCGACCTCAATAAGTACCAAGATCAGTACAAACCGCTCATCGAAGAGGCGCTGAATCGCAAGATTCAGCTGCAAGACATTCGCTTAACGGTCTGGCCAAGGATCGGCGCGCGTGTGGCGGGATTTGCGGTACTGGATGATCCGGCCTTCAGCTCAAGTTCGTTCGCGTCCCTTTCGTCATTGGACGTGGGTGTGAAGCTGATGCCGTTACTGAGCGGCAAAGTCGAGGTCGAAGAGATCACGCTCCATAATCCGGTCATTACGGTGATCAAAAATAAGAACGGAGTCCTCAACGCCTCGACGATTGGACGAAAAGGTGTGCCGGTTCCAGAGAAGCCCTCGCGTGCTCCGATTCCTTCGACGGAAGGTCCGCTCAAGCTTCTGGCGTTGCTCGCCGTGGACCGCGTATCGCTCGACGGGGGGAAGGTGACCTACCGTGACCTGTCGGCTGCAAACCCGACAGAGTATGTGCTGCAAGATCTGGAGCTGATCTTGCGTGAGGTTCGTCTTGGTCAAACGCCACAGCTCCATGTTGCGACACTCGTACAGCCATTCAATCTTCCGGTGAAGCTCGATGGGACGTTTGGCCCGTTGCGAGAGACGATGGACATCGATGCAGTCAATTTCCAGCTGGGTATAGGGAAAACGGATTTCACAATCACTGGGAAAGCAGCCGGGAATGATGCAACGATCAACATCAGTTCACCGATGATCAGTACGGCAAATCTCCCAGTGACGCTTCCTCTGAAGAAGCCAGTCGAGGTCAAAAACTTCCAGCTTGCCGCCGAGGTAAAAGGGCAAGAGGCTAAGCTGAATTCCTTGTCGTTCAAACTGTTTGAGGGACAGGTCAAGGGGCAGGGAAAGATGATTGCGGGAGCAGAGCTGCCTCCATTCAAGGGTATGGTCACGATTCAAGACTTACAACTCGGCCCGGCGCTGAATGCCGTTTCGGACGCGCCGGTGTCGGTGAGCGGTACTGCCGGGGCCGACCTGTCGCTACAAGGCAAGGGGTTCTCCATGCCGGATCTGACCAAGGCCTTGGAAGGGACCGGTCATCTGGCTGTGAAAGATGGGAAGATCGAAGGAGTGAATATCCTCCAAGAAGTGGCCGACGCGCTCAAGGTTGCCGGCATTTCGATGGGTGACGCGAAGACCACGGCGTTTTCGACGATCGAGACCGATCTGGCTATCAAGCAAGGGGTGATCAATGTGCAGCGGCTCTTGATGGACAGCCATGATTTTCAGGCGACCGGCGGAGGCACCATTGGATTTGACCAAAAACTGAACTTGATCGTGAACCTCAATCTGTCACAAGATGTGAGTCAAAAGATTTCAGCTGCGTCGCCCGTCGTCCAAATCGCTATGAAAGAGGGGCGACTCAGCCTTCCGCTCACGATTTCCGGAACGGCTCAGGCTCCTTCGTATGGAGTCGATGTGAAGGGCCTGACCGGAAAGGTACAGGAACAGGTGAAAAAGAAGGTGGAAGAAGCCGTCGGTGGATTGCTCAAGGGCACGACGAAACCAGAAGACTTGAAGAAGGAAGGGCAAGAGCTCCTCAAGGGGCTCTTCGGGAGATAA
- a CDS encoding ATP-binding protein produces the protein MPFDERVVTWHLTFMIRLPTIPRVLNLEHLAEKKSHFLLGPRQTGKSFLITQSFRSARVYDLLDTSVYLAFSQRPQRLAEELTPIDRLVVIDEIQRIPGLLNEVHRLIEQRGIRFLLTGSSARKLRQGGINLLGGRARTKYLHPLTQGELGQHFDLGKFISCGGLPSIYFSDDPRADLVAYIGSYLQQEIVAEGATRNISAFSRFLKVAAYCNATIINFTNVATDAQVPRTTIYEYFEILKDTLILHELPAWRETKQRKPLASSKYYFFDIGVVAALQERQYRRGTPEYGQAVETYLFHELKSYVDYVSGETLAFWKSKSGFEVDFILGDHTAIELKASENVGPNDLKSLKALAEERKLKRYLCVSLETRRRQMGEVTILPIHEFVKALWDESYS, from the coding sequence ATGCCATTTGACGAGAGAGTCGTCACCTGGCACCTTACCTTCATGATCCGCCTACCAACCATTCCTCGAGTCCTGAACTTAGAACATCTGGCAGAGAAGAAGTCTCACTTCCTGTTAGGGCCCCGCCAAACGGGGAAGAGCTTTCTCATTACCCAAAGCTTCCGGAGTGCTCGCGTGTACGATCTCTTGGACACGTCGGTCTATCTAGCCTTCAGCCAGCGCCCACAGCGACTGGCAGAAGAACTCACTCCCATAGATCGGCTGGTGGTCATCGACGAGATTCAACGGATTCCCGGACTGCTGAACGAAGTCCATCGCCTCATCGAACAACGAGGGATTCGTTTTCTGCTCACAGGGTCAAGCGCCCGCAAGCTTCGCCAAGGAGGGATTAATCTCTTAGGCGGACGTGCACGAACCAAATACCTGCACCCACTCACGCAGGGAGAATTGGGACAACACTTCGACCTCGGCAAGTTTATTTCCTGCGGGGGTCTCCCCTCCATCTATTTCTCCGACGATCCTCGCGCCGATCTTGTCGCTTATATCGGATCCTATCTGCAGCAGGAAATCGTCGCTGAGGGAGCCACACGAAACATTTCGGCCTTCAGCCGGTTCCTGAAGGTAGCGGCCTACTGCAATGCCACCATCATCAATTTCACCAACGTCGCCACCGACGCCCAAGTCCCCCGCACCACCATCTACGAGTACTTTGAGATCTTAAAAGATACACTCATTCTCCATGAACTGCCGGCCTGGCGCGAAACCAAGCAACGCAAACCATTGGCCTCATCCAAATACTATTTTTTTGATATCGGCGTCGTAGCCGCCCTGCAGGAACGGCAATACCGTCGAGGGACCCCGGAGTACGGGCAAGCGGTGGAAACCTATCTCTTCCACGAACTCAAGAGCTATGTGGACTATGTCTCTGGTGAGACTCTCGCCTTTTGGAAATCCAAGTCCGGTTTTGAGGTCGATTTTATCTTGGGAGATCACACCGCGATCGAACTTAAGGCGAGTGAAAACGTCGGCCCCAATGACCTGAAATCCTTAAAAGCGTTGGCAGAGGAGCGAAAACTCAAGCGCTATCTTTGCGTGAGCTTGGAAACACGTCGAAGACAGATGGGAGAAGTGACGATCCTTCCGATCCATGAGTTCGTGAAAGCGCTCTGGGATGAGTCGTATTCGTAG